Proteins encoded within one genomic window of Oceanithermus desulfurans:
- a CDS encoding c-type cytochrome encodes MRKAYLSLLALAVLALGVVAAGGFPWPSQNFPKEVPNPPASYPPGELGEMVKLGEAIVMNTNTHPLTKDYVGNDLQCKSCHLQGGKGKNRYATFVGVATSYPAYSPREKAVVSLEDRILNCFMRSMNGTRLPVGSKASIAMAAYITWLSTGLPVDQNPNKPIGAYNTPWPDPAIVKLVKAGSVDADHGKQVYEAQCAACHGPDGQGVGAFPPVWGDRSYNAGAGMANVIKGASWVKYNMPLGNAHLSDQDAVDVMAYVNSHPRPSFKLTDHLAPAGQAGVYNSNVPQQIIEAPTWPPKKK; translated from the coding sequence ATGAGAAAAGCGTACCTGAGTTTACTGGCGCTGGCCGTCCTGGCTTTGGGCGTCGTCGCGGCGGGCGGCTTCCCCTGGCCCAGCCAGAACTTCCCGAAGGAAGTCCCCAATCCGCCCGCTTCCTACCCGCCCGGTGAGCTGGGCGAGATGGTCAAGCTGGGCGAGGCCATCGTGATGAACACCAACACCCACCCGCTCACCAAGGACTACGTGGGCAACGACCTGCAGTGCAAGAGCTGCCACCTGCAGGGCGGCAAGGGTAAGAACCGCTACGCCACCTTCGTGGGCGTGGCCACCTCCTACCCCGCCTACAGCCCCCGCGAGAAGGCCGTGGTCAGCCTCGAGGACCGCATCCTCAACTGCTTCATGCGCTCGATGAACGGCACCCGTCTGCCGGTGGGCTCCAAGGCCTCGATCGCCATGGCCGCGTACATCACCTGGCTCTCGACGGGGCTGCCCGTGGACCAGAACCCCAACAAGCCCATCGGGGCCTACAACACCCCCTGGCCCGACCCGGCGATCGTCAAGCTCGTCAAGGCCGGAAGCGTGGACGCGGACCACGGCAAGCAGGTCTACGAGGCCCAGTGCGCCGCCTGCCACGGCCCCGATGGCCAGGGCGTGGGCGCCTTCCCGCCGGTCTGGGGCGACCGCTCCTACAACGCCGGCGCGGGCATGGCCAACGTGATCAAGGGCGCGAGCTGGGTCAAGTACAACATGCCCCTGGGCAACGCTCACCTGAGCGACCAGGACGCCGTGGACGTGATGGCTTACGTCAACAGCCACCCGCGGCCCAGCTTCAAGCTAACCGACCACCTGGCCCCCGCGGGTCAGGCGGGCGTGTACAACAGCAACGTGCCCCAGCAGATCATCGAAGCGCCCACCTGGCCGCCGAAGAAGAAGTAA
- a CDS encoding response regulator transcription factor: protein MPERVLVVDDDPNLLRLVEANLRARGYAVDTAASGEAALERLRAAGYACVLLDLMLPGVDGMTVIREARGFCDVPIVVMSALGEEERKVEALDLGADDYLVKPFGVAELLARVRAAIRRYGVQGRTEGLRAGPLELDPGGGYALVAGRRVRLTPMEYALLRQFVLARGRTLTHEELLDAVWGRGAGEDHYLHVYVGRLRRKLGPSVVIESLPGVGYRLAV, encoded by the coding sequence ATGCCTGAACGGGTGCTCGTGGTGGACGACGACCCCAACCTGCTGCGCCTGGTGGAGGCCAACCTGCGGGCCCGCGGCTACGCGGTGGATACCGCCGCGAGCGGGGAGGCGGCGCTCGAGCGGCTGCGCGCCGCTGGCTACGCCTGCGTGCTGCTCGACCTGATGCTCCCGGGGGTGGACGGGATGACCGTGATCCGCGAGGCGCGGGGTTTCTGCGACGTGCCCATCGTGGTCATGAGCGCGCTCGGCGAGGAGGAGCGCAAGGTCGAGGCCCTCGACCTCGGGGCCGACGACTACCTGGTCAAGCCCTTCGGGGTGGCCGAACTGCTGGCGCGGGTGCGCGCGGCGATCCGGCGTTACGGGGTTCAGGGGCGCACGGAGGGGTTGCGGGCGGGGCCGCTCGAACTCGACCCCGGCGGCGGCTACGCCCTCGTCGCGGGCCGGCGGGTGCGGCTCACCCCCATGGAGTACGCCCTGCTGCGCCAGTTCGTGCTTGCCCGGGGGCGGACGCTCACCCACGAGGAGCTGCTCGACGCGGTCTGGGGACGCGGCGCCGGCGAGGACCACTACCTGCACGTCTACGTGGGGCGGCTGCGCCGCAAGCTGGGGCCCTCCGTGGTCATCGAGAGCCTCCCCGGGGTCGGCTACCGCCTCGCCGTTTAG
- a CDS encoding sensor histidine kinase codes for MRRASWFSRLEGRFTLAAAAAGLLPLVLVGAVAWYGLSRSYLGLAGARIESEAARLQGSLDGRLEAIAGVLGEALDASGDGAWPLRFAAARLPEVVVLQVREAGGVRARWSRFEVDPAPLAPLARAGAPETWGAVRRDDWGEPQLTLGLARPSGRFLEAVLRAPVLWDALVELRDPELHAYLTDGSGRILASSDRVEVLRGERAPREAQHGVAGRVFRYRDDRGAWRLAVARDVDRLGGRLVVEAPVQGLLAPLSGPLLTLLAALLLAMTASYLPGWRLARSVTRPLDELARGARELEQGRLERPLAESGPPEARAAVRAFNRMAAELEQGRLELEDYAQHLEDRVAERTEALRLALERALEADRAKTRFLASVSHELRTPLASIKGFASTLLAPDVAWKPEEAAEFLRIIESEADRMHYLVNDLLDLARGERGAFAVRPAPRDPARLLRELEPRLQRLARGRPFRVRLPEGSLCVRLDAERIRSVLVNLVENAVKYGPADGEVTVELDELAESVRFRVSDTGPGVPEGLEARVFEPFFRADDATRGSGLGLAIARTIVEAHGGAIGLTREGGRTVAWFTLPKGGCEDA; via the coding sequence GTGAGGCGTGCTTCCTGGTTTTCCCGGCTCGAGGGGCGGTTCACCCTGGCCGCCGCGGCGGCGGGACTGCTGCCGCTGGTGCTGGTGGGCGCGGTGGCCTGGTACGGCCTCAGCCGCAGCTACCTGGGCCTGGCGGGGGCACGGATCGAGAGCGAGGCGGCGCGCTTGCAGGGCAGCCTCGACGGCCGCCTGGAAGCGATCGCGGGCGTGCTGGGCGAGGCGCTGGACGCCTCCGGGGACGGGGCGTGGCCGCTGCGCTTCGCCGCGGCGCGGCTGCCCGAGGTGGTGGTTTTGCAGGTGCGCGAGGCGGGTGGCGTGCGGGCGCGCTGGTCGCGGTTCGAGGTGGATCCCGCCCCGCTTGCGCCGCTGGCCCGCGCCGGCGCGCCGGAGACCTGGGGGGCGGTGCGCCGCGACGACTGGGGCGAGCCGCAGCTGACGCTGGGGCTGGCGCGGCCGAGCGGGCGCTTCCTGGAAGCCGTGCTGCGCGCCCCGGTGCTCTGGGACGCGCTGGTGGAGCTGCGCGACCCGGAACTGCACGCCTACCTGACCGACGGTTCCGGGCGCATCCTCGCCAGTTCCGACCGCGTCGAGGTGCTGCGCGGTGAGCGGGCCCCGCGGGAGGCGCAACACGGCGTGGCCGGGCGGGTCTTCCGCTACCGCGACGACCGCGGCGCCTGGCGTCTGGCGGTCGCGCGCGACGTGGACCGCCTCGGCGGGCGGCTCGTGGTGGAGGCCCCGGTGCAGGGGCTGCTGGCGCCGCTTTCGGGGCCGTTGCTGACGCTGCTTGCGGCGCTGCTGCTGGCGATGACGGCCAGCTACCTTCCGGGCTGGCGGCTGGCGCGTTCGGTGACGCGGCCGCTCGACGAGCTGGCCCGGGGAGCGCGCGAGCTCGAGCAGGGCCGGCTCGAGCGGCCGCTGGCCGAGTCGGGCCCGCCGGAGGCGCGGGCCGCGGTGCGCGCCTTCAACCGCATGGCCGCCGAGCTCGAGCAGGGTCGGCTGGAGCTGGAGGACTACGCCCAGCACCTCGAGGACCGCGTCGCCGAGCGCACCGAAGCCCTCAGGCTGGCGCTCGAGCGGGCGCTCGAGGCCGACCGTGCCAAGACGCGCTTCCTGGCCTCGGTCTCCCACGAGCTGCGCACCCCGCTGGCGAGCATCAAGGGCTTCGCCAGCACCCTGCTGGCTCCCGACGTGGCCTGGAAGCCCGAGGAGGCCGCGGAGTTCCTGCGCATCATCGAGAGCGAGGCCGACCGCATGCACTACCTCGTTAACGACCTGCTCGACCTGGCGCGCGGCGAGCGGGGCGCCTTCGCGGTGAGGCCCGCGCCCCGCGATCCGGCGCGGCTGCTGCGCGAGCTCGAGCCGCGGCTGCAGCGCCTGGCGCGCGGCCGCCCCTTCCGCGTGCGCCTCCCCGAGGGGTCCCTCTGCGTGCGCCTGGATGCCGAGCGGATCCGCAGCGTCCTCGTCAACCTGGTGGAGAACGCCGTCAAGTACGGCCCCGCAGACGGCGAGGTGACGGTGGAGCTGGACGAGCTCGCCGAGTCCGTGCGCTTTCGCGTGAGCGACACCGGACCCGGGGTTCCCGAGGGGTTGGAAGCGCGCGTCTTCGAGCCCTTCTTCCGGGCCGACGACGCCACCCGCGGCTCCGGCCTGGGGCTCGCCATCGCCCGCACCATCGTGGAAGCGCACGGGGGTGCGATCGGGTTGACGCGCGAGGGCGGGCGCACCGTCGCCTGGTTTACCCTGCCCAAAGGGGGGTGCGAGGATGCCTGA
- a CDS encoding ABC transporter substrate-binding protein, with product MKMRAAWVAGWLTLLLLGGCREAPVEREVRVVVSGPGRMARAQAFAERLRGYGLAGVRVRVCDAEGEAARLADCLGDPVALYVTVGGVETRTAVEGGGEAPVLYVGLAASLDWGFVERLSRPGGRVSGVDNNYAELSGKRLQLLRLALPQVRRVLVLYQPGVVPTARGLASVRGAAEALGLELTYHPVRAVGDLEGLEARIAQTGAGSVLLLPSYVLENHLDDVLARTNAAGVPLVGLDAAQVRAGALLAYGATGAAMGRQAARMARQLLEGYPVSEMPVERPQQMSLALNRGVARRLGLELDPRLLDLADEVVP from the coding sequence ATGAAGATGCGCGCGGCGTGGGTCGCCGGGTGGCTTACGCTCCTCCTTCTGGGGGGCTGCCGCGAAGCGCCTGTGGAGCGCGAGGTGCGCGTCGTCGTCTCCGGCCCCGGCCGGATGGCGCGCGCCCAGGCGTTCGCGGAGCGGTTGCGCGGCTACGGGCTCGCGGGCGTGCGCGTGCGGGTCTGCGACGCGGAAGGCGAGGCGGCGCGGCTCGCCGACTGCCTGGGCGACCCCGTGGCCCTCTACGTGACCGTCGGCGGGGTGGAGACCCGCACTGCGGTGGAGGGAGGCGGCGAGGCGCCGGTGCTCTACGTCGGCCTCGCCGCCTCGCTGGACTGGGGCTTCGTCGAGCGGCTCAGCCGGCCCGGCGGCCGCGTCAGCGGGGTGGACAACAACTACGCCGAGCTCTCGGGCAAGCGGCTGCAGCTCTTGCGGCTCGCGCTGCCGCAGGTGCGGCGGGTGCTGGTGCTCTACCAGCCGGGGGTGGTGCCCACCGCGCGGGGCCTCGCCTCGGTGCGCGGGGCCGCGGAGGCGCTGGGGCTCGAGCTGACCTACCACCCGGTGCGCGCGGTGGGCGACCTGGAAGGCCTGGAGGCGCGGATCGCGCAGACGGGGGCCGGGTCCGTGCTGCTCCTGCCCAGCTACGTGCTGGAGAACCACCTGGACGACGTGCTGGCGCGTACGAACGCCGCCGGCGTGCCCCTGGTGGGGCTGGACGCCGCCCAGGTACGGGCGGGCGCGCTGCTGGCCTACGGGGCGACGGGCGCGGCCATGGGCCGCCAGGCCGCGCGGATGGCGCGCCAGCTGCTGGAGGGCTACCCCGTATCCGAGATGCCGGTGGAGCGGCCCCAGCAGATGAGCCTCGCGCTCAACCGGGGGGTGGCGCGGCGTTTGGGGCTGGAGCTGGACCCGCGGCTGCTGGACCTTGCGGACGAGGTGGTCCCGTGA
- a CDS encoding MFS transporter, with product MRVPRSVVVLGLVSFFMDVASEMVYPLLPFFLTVVLGAGKETVGLIEGLAEGTASLLKVVGGRLSDRLGVRKPFLIAGYGLPALVRPLLALAVHPEQVLGFRLLDRTGKGLRTAPRDALIADVSREADYGKAYGLHRALDTLGAAIGPLLAFALLPRLGYRGVFWLSLLPAAAAAGAVVFFVRERRVPLAREPLLAAVRQPRYLRFLLASAVFTLGYVSVAFLLLRLGELGLSPRQTTLAYAGYNLLYAALAYPMGTLADRLSPRVATALAMAVYALVFLGWAVAPGVAAGLVLFAAYAAFIALFEPARRAYLAQVAPERERAGAIGLFHTVEGVLLFPASAVFGWLWQVHGPVIAFGLAAGLALSGAALLIRPAR from the coding sequence GTGCGGGTACCCCGTTCGGTGGTCGTTCTCGGGCTCGTCAGCTTCTTCATGGACGTCGCCTCGGAGATGGTCTACCCGCTTCTCCCCTTCTTCCTCACCGTGGTGCTGGGCGCGGGCAAGGAGACCGTGGGCCTCATCGAAGGCCTGGCCGAGGGCACGGCCAGCCTGCTCAAGGTGGTGGGCGGCCGCCTCTCCGACCGCCTGGGGGTGCGCAAGCCCTTCCTGATCGCCGGTTACGGCCTGCCGGCGCTGGTGCGGCCGCTGCTGGCGCTGGCCGTGCACCCCGAACAGGTGCTGGGCTTCCGCCTGCTCGACCGCACCGGAAAGGGGCTGCGCACCGCCCCGCGCGACGCCCTGATCGCCGACGTCAGCCGCGAGGCCGACTACGGCAAGGCCTACGGGCTGCACCGCGCCCTCGACACCCTGGGGGCCGCAATCGGGCCGCTGCTCGCCTTCGCCCTGCTGCCGCGGCTCGGCTACCGCGGCGTCTTCTGGCTCTCGCTCCTCCCCGCGGCCGCGGCCGCGGGCGCCGTCGTCTTCTTCGTACGCGAGCGCCGCGTTCCGCTGGCCCGCGAGCCGCTGCTGGCGGCGGTGCGGCAGCCGCGCTACCTGCGCTTCCTGCTGGCCTCGGCCGTCTTCACCCTGGGCTACGTCTCCGTCGCCTTCCTGCTGCTGCGCCTGGGGGAGCTGGGGCTCTCGCCGCGGCAGACGACGCTCGCCTACGCCGGGTACAACCTGCTCTACGCGGCGCTCGCCTACCCGATGGGCACCCTCGCCGACCGGCTGAGCCCCCGCGTCGCCACCGCGCTGGCCATGGCCGTCTACGCCCTCGTCTTCCTCGGCTGGGCCGTCGCCCCGGGGGTGGCGGCGGGGCTGGTGCTCTTTGCCGCCTACGCGGCCTTCATCGCGCTGTTCGAGCCGGCGCGGCGGGCCTACCTGGCGCAGGTCGCGCCCGAACGCGAGCGCGCGGGGGCGATCGGCCTCTTCCACACCGTGGAAGGGGTGCTGCTCTTCCCCGCCAGCGCCGTCTTCGGCTGGCTCTGGCAGGTGCACGGCCCCGTGATCGCCTTCGGGCTGGCGGCGGGGCTGGCGCTCTCGGGCGCGGCCCTGCTGATCCGACCGGCGCGGTAG
- the murI gene encoding glutamate racemase, with protein sequence MSPDAPAPLEQPIGVFDSGVGGLTVLEALRRALPGRDFLYFGDTARVPYGSKPPELVRRFAWEISGFLLRQGAVALVVACNTASSVALDDLSRLGVPVTGVIDPAVAEAGRYGHVGVIGTRATVASGAYQSRLEAEGKRVWSLATPLFVPIVEEGLWSDGVAELVARHYLEGAPEDLEALILGCTHYPYLKPLLERLRPELTLIDSAEPTARAVAGSLPAGPGSGRVVHFVTGDPEAYRALAARLGVHAGEVHKVELGAL encoded by the coding sequence ATGAGCCCAGATGCGCCCGCCCCCCTCGAACAACCCATCGGAGTCTTCGACTCCGGCGTCGGCGGTCTGACCGTCCTCGAAGCCCTGCGCCGGGCCCTGCCCGGCCGCGACTTCCTCTACTTCGGCGACACCGCGCGGGTGCCCTACGGCTCCAAACCCCCCGAGCTGGTGCGCCGCTTCGCCTGGGAGATCAGCGGCTTCCTGCTGCGTCAGGGGGCGGTGGCGCTGGTGGTGGCCTGCAACACCGCCTCGAGCGTGGCCCTGGACGACCTCTCGCGCCTGGGGGTGCCCGTCACCGGCGTGATCGATCCCGCGGTGGCCGAGGCCGGGCGCTACGGCCACGTGGGGGTGATCGGCACCCGCGCCACCGTGGCCAGCGGGGCCTACCAGTCCCGGCTCGAGGCCGAGGGCAAGCGGGTCTGGTCGCTGGCCACGCCGCTCTTCGTCCCCATCGTCGAGGAGGGGCTGTGGAGCGACGGGGTGGCCGAGCTGGTGGCGCGGCACTACCTGGAGGGGGCCCCGGAGGATCTCGAGGCCCTGATCCTCGGCTGCACCCACTACCCCTACCTGAAACCCCTGCTCGAGCGCCTGCGCCCGGAGCTGACGCTCATCGACTCGGCCGAGCCCACGGCGCGCGCCGTGGCCGGCAGCCTGCCCGCGGGCCCCGGCTCGGGGCGGGTGGTGCACTTCGTCACCGGCGACCCCGAGGCCTACCGCGCCCTGGCGGCGCGCCTGGGCGTGCACGCCGGCGAGGTGCATAAAGTAGAGTTAGGAGCGTTATGA
- the rph gene encoding ribonuclease PH, giving the protein MNRADGRGPTGRRPLKITPRYLDYAEGSALVELGRTRVLVAVSLTPGVPRHMQGKRSGWLMAEYNLLPRSTESRTQRERFKLGGRTQEVQRFLGRAFRAAVDLDLLPNRTIVVDADVIQADGGTRVAAILGGYAALVQAFDALVRAGKLDDWPLTEFAAISLGWAGGDAVLVDLNAEEDDRVHADLTVVGTAEGELIEIHGGGEGRPVPRAVYDRMVDEGLRQIPGLVAEVHKQLAEGVS; this is encoded by the coding sequence ATGAACCGAGCCGACGGCCGCGGCCCCACCGGGCGCCGCCCCCTCAAGATCACCCCCCGCTACCTCGACTACGCCGAGGGGTCGGCCCTCGTCGAGCTGGGGCGCACGCGCGTCCTCGTGGCCGTGAGCCTCACCCCAGGGGTCCCCCGGCACATGCAGGGCAAGCGCAGCGGCTGGCTGATGGCCGAGTACAACCTGCTGCCCCGCAGCACCGAGAGCCGCACCCAGCGCGAGCGCTTCAAGCTGGGCGGCCGCACCCAGGAAGTGCAGCGCTTCCTGGGCCGCGCCTTCCGCGCGGCGGTGGACCTGGACCTGCTGCCGAACCGGACGATCGTCGTCGACGCCGACGTGATCCAGGCCGACGGCGGCACCCGGGTGGCCGCCATCCTGGGAGGCTACGCGGCGCTGGTGCAGGCCTTCGACGCGCTGGTTCGCGCGGGCAAGCTCGACGACTGGCCGCTCACCGAGTTCGCCGCGATCAGCCTCGGCTGGGCCGGCGGCGACGCGGTGCTGGTGGACCTGAACGCCGAGGAGGACGACCGCGTGCACGCCGACCTGACCGTGGTGGGCACCGCCGAGGGCGAGTTGATCGAGATCCACGGCGGCGGCGAGGGCCGGCCGGTGCCGCGGGCGGTCTACGACCGCATGGTGGACGAGGGGCTGCGGCAGATTCCTGGACTCGTCGCCGAGGTGCACAAGCAGCTGGCGGAAGGGGTATCGTAG
- a CDS encoding XTP/dITP diphosphatase produces the protein MQVVIATSNPGKYRELARGLEPLGWELRPLPDFGVELPEETGTTFEDNALMKAATVAQKTRLPALADDSGLVVDALGGEPGIYSARYGGRTNDRDRNVYLLERLRGVPPEQRTARFVAVLALAYPDGHVESYRGEVEGVILEAPRGEGGFGYDPLFYLPELERTFAEMAPDEKAQHSHRARALAKLLEAWKNGPPPREIWPLE, from the coding sequence ATGCAGGTCGTGATCGCCACCTCCAACCCGGGCAAGTACCGCGAGCTGGCTCGGGGTCTGGAACCGCTGGGCTGGGAGCTGCGCCCCCTGCCCGACTTCGGCGTGGAGCTCCCCGAGGAAACGGGCACCACCTTCGAGGACAACGCCCTCATGAAGGCGGCCACGGTGGCGCAGAAGACGCGGCTGCCGGCGCTCGCCGACGACTCGGGGCTGGTCGTGGACGCCCTGGGCGGCGAGCCCGGCATCTACTCCGCGCGCTACGGCGGGCGCACGAACGACCGCGACCGCAACGTCTACCTGCTCGAGCGCCTGCGCGGGGTGCCCCCCGAGCAGCGCACCGCCCGCTTCGTGGCGGTGCTGGCGCTCGCCTACCCCGACGGCCACGTGGAGAGCTACCGCGGCGAGGTCGAGGGCGTGATCCTCGAGGCCCCGCGCGGCGAGGGCGGCTTCGGCTACGACCCGCTCTTCTACCTGCCCGAGCTGGAGCGGACCTTCGCCGAGATGGCCCCCGACGAGAAGGCGCAGCACTCCCACCGCGCCCGGGCGCTGGCGAAGCTGCTCGAGGCCTGGAAGAACGGCCCGCCCCCGCGGGAAATCTGGCCCCTGGAGTAA
- a CDS encoding LOG family protein, with amino-acid sequence MSVPVVSVFGSSRTAPGTPAWKQAEAWGRALAEAGFAVASGGYGGSMEAVSRGAKAAGGLVIGVTAPDLFKSRSGANAHVDLELPAPTLTGRIERMLELSRAALALPGGLGTLTEILVAWNRAYIQRLQGEPPFPVGVHAAWRPLLQPHLELSTRELDLLTFLEDSADVAAFLVRLHAAE; translated from the coding sequence GTGTCCGTACCCGTCGTTTCCGTCTTCGGCTCCTCGCGCACCGCGCCCGGCACGCCCGCCTGGAAGCAGGCCGAGGCCTGGGGGCGGGCGCTCGCCGAGGCCGGCTTCGCCGTGGCCAGCGGGGGGTACGGAGGCAGCATGGAGGCGGTGAGCCGCGGCGCGAAGGCCGCGGGCGGGTTGGTGATCGGGGTGACCGCTCCCGACCTCTTCAAGTCGCGCAGCGGGGCCAACGCCCATGTGGACCTCGAGCTGCCGGCCCCCACCCTGACGGGGCGGATCGAGCGCATGCTCGAGCTGAGCCGCGCCGCACTGGCCCTTCCCGGCGGCCTGGGCACGCTGACCGAGATCCTGGTGGCCTGGAACCGGGCCTACATTCAGCGGCTCCAGGGCGAGCCCCCCTTCCCGGTCGGGGTGCACGCAGCCTGGCGGCCGCTGCTGCAGCCGCACCTGGAGCTCTCCACCCGGGAGCTCGACCTCCTCACCTTCCTGGAAGACTCCGCCGACGTCGCGGCCTTCCTGGTGCGGCTACATGCGGCCGAGTAG
- a CDS encoding carboxypeptidase-like regulatory domain-containing protein, translated as MHNQRRMFLGALAAGLLLVAGCSTQQAQGPVGVEVQGTLVDLCGQPVPYNTVYVPGSDPVLTDAEGHFTITGVQTPYDLVINNVYLSEFAGEGDASLLVVRGLTRTDPYLAVNPRNGSSCASASVAGTLTPASPSDITTKEAVALLLPPYRNRDFSYDDTFFTSLRFDPALAGDATLLGLRWQTDADDNAVAFSDPARSDLGAAVASVTLQDGGDVTGQTLALSPEGISTRTVTASTELSAVMSLAEVGHYVTYQGEDTRIRTGRFSIDGGTAETSFSFAAPTGSDLGSLISAEAYYGEGRGIFKSLGNTTPLDLSSIDGSVVVWRQVPSEGDAVTLSFPDPVVPYAPVSGSVVKPCETVFRWTGPEGALYDVVFGLWFPSTDQSLAVEVLTADTELAIPSYADLGGVPDANAYVWWFLQAAAGEALPTSVDEVASAAGAQTAAAMNMGYALPGASGYRFWVDAGQFSFPDTQAPGYF; from the coding sequence ATGCATAACCAACGAAGGATGTTCTTAGGTGCGTTGGCGGCGGGTCTGCTGCTGGTGGCCGGCTGCAGCACCCAGCAGGCCCAAGGCCCCGTAGGCGTCGAGGTTCAGGGCACGCTGGTCGACCTCTGCGGCCAGCCGGTTCCCTACAACACGGTCTACGTGCCCGGCAGCGACCCGGTGTTAACCGACGCCGAGGGGCACTTCACCATCACCGGGGTGCAGACCCCCTACGACCTGGTGATCAACAACGTCTACCTCTCCGAATTCGCGGGTGAAGGCGATGCCTCGCTGCTCGTCGTCCGCGGCCTCACCAGGACCGACCCCTACCTCGCGGTTAACCCCAGGAACGGCTCGAGCTGCGCCTCGGCCTCGGTAGCGGGCACCCTTACCCCGGCCTCGCCTTCCGACATCACGACCAAGGAGGCGGTCGCGCTGCTGCTGCCGCCGTACCGGAACCGCGATTTCTCCTACGACGACACCTTCTTCACGTCGCTGCGCTTCGACCCTGCGCTCGCGGGTGACGCCACGCTGCTGGGGCTGCGCTGGCAGACCGACGCCGACGACAACGCCGTCGCCTTTAGCGACCCGGCTCGCAGCGACCTGGGGGCCGCTGTCGCTAGCGTGACCCTGCAGGACGGTGGCGACGTCACCGGCCAGACGCTGGCCCTGAGCCCTGAGGGGATCTCCACCCGCACCGTGACCGCCTCGACGGAGCTGTCGGCGGTGATGAGCCTGGCGGAGGTAGGCCATTACGTGACTTACCAGGGCGAGGACACCCGTATCCGCACGGGCCGGTTCTCGATCGATGGAGGCACCGCTGAAACGTCGTTCAGCTTCGCCGCCCCCACCGGGTCCGACCTCGGTTCCCTGATCAGCGCCGAGGCTTACTACGGCGAGGGTAGGGGCATCTTTAAGTCGCTGGGCAACACCACCCCGCTCGACCTGAGCAGCATCGACGGCAGCGTCGTGGTCTGGCGGCAGGTGCCCTCCGAAGGCGACGCGGTCACCCTCAGCTTCCCTGATCCCGTGGTCCCCTACGCTCCCGTTTCCGGCAGCGTCGTCAAACCCTGCGAGACGGTCTTCCGCTGGACGGGCCCCGAAGGGGCGCTCTACGACGTGGTGTTCGGCCTCTGGTTCCCTTCGACCGACCAAAGTCTGGCCGTCGAGGTCCTTACCGCGGATACCGAACTTGCGATTCCGAGTTATGCCGACCTGGGCGGCGTTCCCGATGCCAACGCCTACGTTTGGTGGTTCCTCCAGGCTGCGGCGGGCGAGGCGCTCCCCACCAGCGTCGACGAGGTGGCCAGCGCCGCGGGGGCGCAGACGGCCGCCGCCATGAACATGGGCTACGCTCTGCCGGGGGCGTCGGGGTACCGCTTCTGGGTCGACGCCGGCCAGTTCTCCTTCCCTGACACCCAGGCACCCGGCTACTTCTAG
- a CDS encoding pseudouridine-5'-phosphate glycosidase produces the protein MRTSREVHTALQSGGPVVALESTVITHGLPAPVNLETARRLEAAVREEGAVPATIGVLEGEVRVGLAPDELEALATRNAVEKASLWNLAAVVARRQWAGTTVATTAHLAARAGIRVFATGGIGGVHPVPFDESGDLLGLSRTPVVVVSSGPKSILDLAATLERLESYGVGVVGYRTKHLPAFHAPDSPFELPATVWSEAEAAATWRAARALGLESATLVFHPVSEGLPYRQVKAWVDQANEEARAAGIGGKDLTPYLLRRLSELSEGRTDAVNLRLLEENARLAARIARKLSA, from the coding sequence GTGCGCACGTCTCGAGAGGTTCACACCGCTTTGCAGTCGGGCGGCCCCGTCGTCGCCCTCGAGTCCACCGTCATCACCCACGGCCTGCCCGCGCCCGTCAACCTGGAAACCGCCCGAAGGCTCGAGGCGGCGGTGCGCGAAGAAGGCGCGGTGCCCGCCACGATCGGGGTTCTCGAAGGTGAGGTGCGGGTGGGGCTGGCCCCGGACGAGCTCGAGGCCCTGGCCACCCGCAACGCCGTGGAGAAGGCCAGCCTCTGGAACCTGGCCGCGGTCGTGGCGCGCCGGCAGTGGGCCGGCACCACCGTGGCCACCACCGCGCACCTGGCCGCCCGGGCCGGGATCCGCGTCTTCGCCACCGGCGGCATCGGCGGGGTGCACCCCGTCCCCTTCGACGAATCGGGCGACCTGCTGGGACTTTCGCGCACCCCGGTGGTGGTGGTGTCGTCAGGCCCCAAGAGCATCCTCGACCTGGCGGCCACCCTGGAACGGCTCGAGAGCTACGGCGTGGGCGTGGTCGGCTACCGGACGAAGCATCTGCCCGCCTTCCATGCGCCCGACTCGCCCTTCGAGCTGCCCGCCACCGTCTGGAGCGAGGCCGAGGCCGCCGCGACCTGGCGCGCCGCCCGGGCGCTGGGGCTCGAATCGGCGACGCTGGTCTTCCATCCGGTGAGCGAGGGCCTCCCCTACCGCCAGGTCAAGGCCTGGGTGGACCAGGCGAACGAGGAGGCCCGCGCCGCGGGGATCGGTGGCAAGGACCTGACCCCCTACCTGCTGCGCCGCCTCAGCGAGCTCTCGGAGGGGCGTACCGACGCGGTGAACCTGCGCCTGCTCGAAGAGAACGCCCGCCTGGCTGCGCGCATCGCCCGGAAGTTGTCCGCCTAG